A genomic region of Fodinisporobacter ferrooxydans contains the following coding sequences:
- a CDS encoding Gfo/Idh/MocA family protein: MIRFGIIGTGSITEEFIKCASVCEDFSLHAIYSRTEERAKRFAAAYSVEHIFTDLHAMAASDLIDAVYIASPNSFHAEQTILFLQNKKHVLCEKPIASNRNELTKMIHAANENKVRLMEAMKSIYLPNFKAVQDNLYKIGKIRRFFGTFCKYSSRYDLYKAGNNPNTFNPEFSNGSLMDLGVYCMYPVISLFGAPDRMMANALFLESGVDGQGSICLQYKDMEAVLIHSKITNSAIPTEIQGEKGSMMIDKISAPGKIEIIYNTGEVEDLTQQQSDYSMFYEINEFLERIKSDSPESSAHSHMLSLQVMDVLDAVRKEIGLIYPADIHS; the protein is encoded by the coding sequence ATGATTCGCTTTGGAATAATTGGCACCGGTTCGATAACAGAAGAATTTATCAAATGTGCAAGCGTCTGCGAAGATTTTTCTTTACATGCGATCTACTCCAGAACGGAAGAACGAGCGAAACGCTTTGCTGCTGCATATTCCGTGGAACATATATTTACAGATCTGCACGCAATGGCTGCATCCGATTTGATTGACGCAGTATACATTGCCAGTCCAAATTCCTTCCATGCGGAGCAAACCATTCTGTTTTTGCAGAATAAAAAGCATGTATTATGTGAAAAACCTATCGCGTCCAATCGAAACGAATTGACGAAAATGATTCATGCAGCGAATGAAAATAAAGTGCGATTGATGGAAGCCATGAAATCGATCTATTTGCCGAATTTTAAAGCAGTACAAGACAATCTTTATAAAATAGGGAAAATACGAAGATTTTTCGGAACCTTTTGCAAATACTCTTCCCGTTATGATTTGTACAAAGCCGGAAACAATCCTAACACGTTTAATCCCGAATTTTCTAACGGATCTTTGATGGATCTGGGTGTCTATTGTATGTATCCGGTCATTTCGCTGTTTGGTGCGCCCGATCGCATGATGGCAAATGCCCTTTTCCTGGAATCCGGTGTCGATGGGCAAGGAAGCATTTGCTTGCAGTATAAGGATATGGAAGCAGTTCTTATTCATTCGAAGATCACCAATTCAGCAATTCCAACGGAAATCCAAGGTGAAAAAGGGAGCATGATGATCGATAAGATCAGTGCTCCCGGTAAAATTGAAATTATTTACAACACTGGAGAAGTTGAAGATCTTACTCAACAGCAGTCAGACTATAGTATGTTCTACGAAATCAATGAATTTCTGGAACGGATCAAATCGGATTCGCCGGAATCGAGTGCACATTCTCACATGCTTTCCTTGCAAGTGATGGATGTGCTGGATGCGGTGAGAAAAGAAATCGGGCTGATTTACCCTGCGGATATTCATTCATGA
- a CDS encoding Na+/H+ antiporter NhaC family protein → MYGTFWSILPFLIVIPLSMITRQVLPGLMVGLLVGSYMLHPSVLGGIQATLAYILKELSVSDNLRLIVFLYGFGAFVGLVRVTGGVTGFTKWMETRIHSIRGAFAVTWLSSLITFMAPDFRIITVAPVMKQIFGKLNVPNSKVAFAIDVTSTPFIALVPLGTAFVGYMVGLIATSMRHNAVASSAYHVFLVSIPFNFFSIVILLFGLYKTFFSKTDVRSSVKSGENSKDRPAKGSMQLAAENRIRIVSQFANAETASEFGILSKKQNIQNSSHGKDPNEDSFPDPVELVSEKIPPNMKNLSIPLFVLLSLTLFMTWWDGHFRAPSFLAALANANAAKAMLEALLITLFFSIVWYIFQRQPISRTMFGFLAGGNEMMGVIVLLVLVWSISAVSSDLGFTNYMERTIGHLVPPVFIAPVLFLFGCLISYVIGSSFGTWGMLLPLGFSLGTSTHAYLPLIAGAVFASGTFGGFASPLSDNTVAMATVMKLPLMQYANAKLKASILAVVVSAILYAAVGFFLPKQI, encoded by the coding sequence ATGTACGGGACATTTTGGTCCATTTTGCCGTTTCTGATTGTGATACCATTATCGATGATCACGCGGCAAGTACTGCCGGGGTTAATGGTGGGATTGTTGGTCGGCTCCTATATGCTGCATCCAAGTGTATTGGGAGGAATTCAAGCGACACTTGCCTATATACTGAAAGAACTGTCGGTGTCCGACAACTTGCGCCTGATCGTTTTCCTGTATGGATTTGGCGCTTTTGTTGGCTTGGTTCGTGTTACAGGAGGTGTGACCGGATTTACGAAATGGATGGAGACTCGGATTCACTCCATTCGTGGAGCGTTTGCGGTTACTTGGTTATCTTCCCTGATTACATTTATGGCGCCAGATTTTCGGATTATTACGGTAGCGCCTGTAATGAAACAGATATTCGGCAAACTAAACGTGCCAAATTCGAAAGTGGCATTTGCAATCGATGTGACATCAACGCCATTTATCGCTCTCGTTCCGCTCGGAACAGCATTTGTCGGCTACATGGTCGGATTAATTGCTACAAGCATGCGCCATAATGCCGTTGCAAGCTCTGCCTATCATGTATTTCTGGTAAGTATTCCATTTAATTTCTTCTCCATTGTCATACTTTTGTTCGGCCTGTATAAAACTTTTTTTTCCAAGACAGATGTTCGTTCATCGGTGAAGTCGGGTGAGAATTCCAAAGATCGGCCTGCAAAAGGTTCGATGCAACTCGCAGCCGAAAACCGAATCCGAATCGTATCACAGTTTGCAAATGCTGAGACCGCTTCGGAATTCGGTATACTGTCGAAGAAACAAAACATACAAAATTCTTCACATGGGAAAGATCCAAATGAAGACTCGTTTCCCGATCCGGTCGAGCTGGTTTCGGAAAAAATACCGCCGAACATGAAGAACTTGTCGATCCCATTATTTGTATTGTTGAGTTTGACTTTGTTTATGACTTGGTGGGATGGCCATTTTCGCGCACCGTCGTTTTTGGCCGCATTGGCAAATGCAAACGCGGCCAAAGCAATGTTGGAAGCGCTGCTGATCACCCTGTTTTTTAGCATTGTATGGTACATATTTCAAAGGCAACCGATCAGCCGGACGATGTTCGGATTTTTAGCCGGCGGCAATGAGATGATGGGCGTGATTGTCCTCTTGGTTTTGGTATGGTCGATCTCGGCAGTATCTTCCGATCTGGGGTTCACCAATTACATGGAGCGAACGATCGGGCATCTGGTGCCGCCTGTGTTCATCGCACCTGTATTGTTTTTATTCGGCTGCCTGATTTCCTATGTAATCGGCTCTTCTTTTGGCACATGGGGCATGCTTTTGCCTTTGGGATTTTCACTGGGAACAAGCACACATGCATATTTGCCCTTGATCGCCGGAGCTGTTTTTGCCAGCGGTACCTTCGGTGGATTTGCATCGCCGTTAAGTGATAATACAGTAGCAATGGCAACCGTTATGAAACTCCCGCTGATGCAGTATGCGAATGCGAAACTGAAAGCTTCCATACTGGCCGTTGTCGTTTCCGCGATCTTGTATGCCGCTGTCGGTTTTTTCCTGCCGAAACAGATCTAG
- a CDS encoding efflux RND transporter periplasmic adaptor subunit: MAEISSKEIEPNFANGSIVRRKKKWIAIGLAGLLVAGSAFGIYEKVASPKNTMANMRLVTVQRGDVTETVSASGTIQAATQVNLNFSAGTGKLTALNVKVGDKVKAGQVLATLDNRTQQAQVASAQANLSAAQAQLAKASEGSTAQAIAQQKANLEAAQARLAQAKEGATPQALAVQETSVEKAKAALDGAKTAYQDQLAIYNDRSADQQTLTSAQNQVDQATTQLKNAQAALDSANAKLTQAKEGPTASQLYAAQEAVNAARSQLSNAQQQLGLGGSSSQYLSNMNAISQAEASLANAENNLATLQAGTDANVIVQDQATVTQAQATVQQEQSNLKAAQQAYSTAVQSYNDRTSAKAQLDQSKNNLDQAQSSYDQAVAQMNQLQAPPDSNAVKEAQAAVDQAQAQLDQTMASPDAATIQQAQAAVDQAQAQLQQQQKALDNFVLKAPIDGVVTQVNGHPGEMTNAASSSSTSAIGPGLIVLDDSNSTDLQVMAQVSQTDIGKIKSGMNATFSTSTFQNKSFNGKVLLVYPEATTSNGVTTYDVLLSVDNREGLLKPGMTANVTIQVGDHKNVLYVPSMALKEVNGQDGVLVQANGSTGKSGSQAANPGAGQSGKSGSKSNAASTSGTHFQSVQIGYYSSNKVEILSGLKEGDQVVVTFQNTGSSNNKGFAGRGPGFGGGPGGFGGGRGN, encoded by the coding sequence ATGGCGGAGATATCAAGCAAGGAAATAGAACCCAATTTTGCGAATGGATCCATCGTACGACGGAAAAAGAAATGGATTGCGATTGGATTGGCCGGTTTGTTGGTTGCAGGGAGTGCATTTGGGATATATGAAAAAGTTGCATCACCCAAAAACACGATGGCAAATATGCGGTTGGTCACGGTCCAGCGGGGAGATGTGACTGAGACAGTCTCCGCTTCGGGAACCATCCAGGCAGCAACACAAGTGAACTTGAACTTCTCTGCCGGAACTGGCAAATTAACGGCCCTGAATGTAAAAGTCGGTGACAAAGTGAAAGCCGGTCAGGTCTTGGCGACACTCGACAACCGAACCCAACAAGCGCAGGTTGCCAGTGCACAGGCAAACCTAAGCGCTGCACAGGCACAGCTGGCCAAAGCATCGGAAGGATCGACAGCACAAGCAATCGCACAACAAAAGGCCAACCTGGAAGCGGCACAAGCCAGGCTTGCACAGGCCAAGGAAGGTGCCACACCGCAGGCGCTCGCCGTACAAGAGACCAGTGTGGAAAAAGCAAAAGCGGCGCTTGATGGCGCAAAGACAGCCTATCAGGACCAACTGGCCATTTATAATGATCGTTCGGCGGACCAGCAAACACTGACAAGCGCGCAAAATCAAGTCGATCAGGCGACTACACAATTAAAAAATGCGCAAGCGGCGCTCGATTCGGCTAATGCAAAATTGACACAGGCGAAAGAAGGGCCGACGGCATCCCAGTTGTATGCAGCCCAAGAGGCGGTGAATGCAGCCCGCAGCCAATTATCCAATGCCCAACAACAACTGGGTCTTGGCGGGAGTTCCAGCCAATATTTGTCCAATATGAATGCGATAAGCCAAGCGGAAGCGAGTTTGGCCAATGCGGAAAACAATTTGGCAACACTGCAAGCGGGAACGGATGCGAATGTGATTGTGCAAGATCAGGCGACTGTCACACAAGCACAGGCTACTGTTCAGCAAGAACAGTCCAATCTGAAAGCGGCCCAACAAGCGTATAGCACAGCTGTGCAGAGTTATAACGATCGTACCAGCGCCAAAGCGCAACTGGATCAATCAAAAAATAACCTGGATCAGGCACAGTCTTCGTATGATCAAGCGGTTGCCCAGATGAACCAATTGCAAGCTCCGCCGGATAGCAATGCCGTCAAGGAAGCGCAGGCAGCGGTTGATCAGGCGCAGGCCCAATTGGATCAGACGATGGCATCCCCGGATGCCGCAACGATTCAACAGGCACAGGCAGCGGTGGATCAGGCGCAGGCACAACTCCAGCAACAGCAAAAAGCTCTTGACAATTTTGTATTGAAAGCGCCGATTGACGGTGTGGTAACACAGGTGAACGGTCACCCTGGAGAAATGACGAATGCCGCATCGTCCAGCAGTACGTCGGCAATCGGCCCTGGATTAATCGTACTGGACGATTCCAATTCCACGGATCTGCAAGTCATGGCGCAAGTCAGCCAAACAGATATCGGAAAAATAAAAAGCGGCATGAATGCAACGTTCAGTACCAGCACGTTTCAAAACAAATCCTTTAACGGCAAAGTTCTCTTGGTGTATCCGGAAGCCACCACATCGAATGGCGTTACTACGTACGATGTCTTATTATCCGTCGATAATCGTGAAGGATTGTTGAAACCAGGCATGACGGCAAATGTAACGATTCAAGTCGGAGATCATAAAAATGTTCTGTATGTTCCATCCATGGCGTTAAAAGAAGTGAATGGGCAGGATGGCGTACTCGTACAAGCAAATGGATCCACCGGCAAGTCGGGCAGCCAGGCTGCCAATCCGGGCGCCGGCCAATCCGGCAAATCAGGAAGCAAATCCAATGCTGCAAGTACGAGCGGAACGCATTTCCAATCTGTCCAAATCGGCTATTATAGTTCCAATAAAGTAGAGATTTTATCTGGTTTAAAGGAAGGAGATCAAGTCGTCGTTACGTTCCAGAACACAGGAAGCAGCAACAATAAAGGGTTTGCCGGCAGAGGTCCTGGATTCGGCGGCGGCCCTGGCGGCTTCGGTGGAGGTCGAGGAAATTGA
- a CDS encoding ABC transporter ATP-binding protein → MKQPLIQIDDLRKMYQIGDQQIQALRDVSLTIHEGEFVAIMGPSGSGKSTMMNVLGCLDKPTSGEYMLDNYRISTAHDDDLAFIRNQKIGFVFQSFNLLPRTTAVENVELPLMYSGVPVRERRERAIAALQDVGLGERLWNKPNELSGGQQQRVSIARALVNNPLILLADEPTGALDTNTSNEIMSIFQHLNDAGKTVILVTHEPDIAEYAKRIVRFRDGRIEEDQLVEVRRLAYHPEVVRS, encoded by the coding sequence ATGAAACAACCGCTGATTCAAATTGACGACTTGCGCAAGATGTACCAAATTGGAGATCAACAGATTCAAGCACTAAGGGATGTCAGCCTGACAATTCATGAAGGTGAGTTTGTTGCCATCATGGGGCCGTCCGGGTCCGGCAAATCGACGATGATGAATGTGTTGGGATGTTTGGATAAACCGACATCTGGCGAATACATGCTGGACAATTATCGTATTTCAACTGCACATGACGATGATTTGGCGTTTATTCGCAATCAGAAGATTGGATTTGTATTCCAAAGCTTTAATCTATTGCCGAGAACGACTGCTGTAGAAAATGTGGAATTGCCCTTGATGTATTCTGGAGTGCCGGTGCGCGAACGGAGAGAACGGGCGATCGCAGCTTTGCAGGATGTGGGCTTGGGAGAGCGGCTGTGGAACAAGCCGAACGAATTGTCCGGCGGGCAACAGCAGCGGGTGTCTATCGCCAGAGCCTTGGTCAACAATCCTTTGATCCTGTTGGCTGATGAACCTACAGGAGCACTGGATACGAACACCAGCAACGAAATCATGAGCATTTTTCAACATTTAAATGATGCAGGCAAAACGGTGATTCTTGTCACACACGAGCCGGATATCGCAGAGTACGCCAAGCGGATCGTCCGCTTTCGGGACGGGCGGATTGAGGAGGATCAGCTTGTGGAAGTGCGGCGGCTGGCGTACCATCCGGAGGTGGTGCGATCATGA
- a CDS encoding ABC transporter permease, whose protein sequence is MNVLESINVAFRSVKSNTMRSILTMLGIIIGVAAVIAMVAIGQGASASVSSRIQGLGSNLLIVMPGQAKQGGVSMGAGSLDTLTLDDANAIGKQSSIAGVAPDVNKSAQVVYGNQNYSTAIEGSTADYPHVRSANVQNGRFFNKFEVNGQANVAVLGTTVVQNLFGSANANPVGKIIEINQMPFTVVGVLESQGSQGMTNNDDRIIIPITTEMNRLFTIAKIRTIFVSAKSADLMNQAQFDIEATLRAQHNLAPGADDDFTINSQAQILNTAQSVNRVMVALLVGAAAISLIVGGIGIMNIMLVSVTERTREIGIRKAIGATRGIILTQFLIESVMLSVLGGIIGILLGVGVSALMNQTGMMTTTITLTPILYAFFFSMLVGVVFGVYPARKAARLNPIDALRYE, encoded by the coding sequence ATGAATGTTTTGGAAAGTATAAACGTTGCGTTTCGCAGTGTAAAATCCAACACCATGCGCTCCATTTTAACCATGCTTGGGATTATCATCGGCGTTGCTGCGGTGATTGCGATGGTGGCGATCGGGCAGGGAGCTTCCGCGAGTGTATCGTCCAGAATTCAAGGGCTCGGCAGCAATCTGTTGATCGTCATGCCCGGACAGGCAAAACAAGGCGGTGTCAGCATGGGAGCCGGTTCTTTGGATACGTTGACACTGGATGATGCCAATGCGATCGGCAAACAAAGTTCGATTGCCGGGGTAGCGCCGGATGTCAATAAATCGGCACAAGTCGTTTACGGAAATCAAAACTATTCGACTGCCATTGAAGGCTCGACGGCGGATTATCCCCATGTACGAAGCGCGAATGTGCAGAACGGACGCTTTTTTAACAAGTTTGAAGTCAATGGCCAGGCAAACGTGGCCGTTCTGGGTACGACCGTTGTACAAAATTTATTTGGAAGCGCAAATGCAAATCCGGTCGGAAAGATCATAGAAATCAATCAGATGCCATTTACCGTTGTCGGTGTTTTGGAAAGCCAAGGCAGCCAGGGCATGACGAACAACGACGACCGAATCATCATCCCCATCACGACCGAAATGAATCGGCTGTTTACCATTGCCAAAATACGGACGATCTTTGTTTCCGCAAAATCGGCCGACCTGATGAATCAAGCCCAATTTGATATCGAAGCGACACTGCGGGCCCAACACAATCTGGCACCCGGAGCGGATGATGATTTTACAATCAATTCACAAGCACAGATTTTAAATACGGCACAAAGTGTCAATCGTGTCATGGTGGCGCTGCTGGTAGGCGCTGCAGCGATTTCGCTGATTGTCGGCGGAATCGGGATCATGAATATTATGCTGGTGTCCGTTACAGAACGGACGCGGGAAATCGGCATTCGCAAAGCGATTGGCGCCACGCGGGGGATCATACTTACACAATTTCTCATTGAATCGGTGATGCTCAGCGTACTTGGCGGAATCATCGGGATATTGCTGGGTGTCGGCGTTTCGGCACTGATGAACCAAACAGGGATGATGACAACAACCATTACGCTTACACCCATTCTATATGCATTTTTCTTTTCGATGCTTGTCGGTGTTGTCTTTGGCGTCTATCCGGCACGGAAAGCGGCTCGACTCAATCCGATTGACGCATTGCGGTATGAATAA
- a CDS encoding sensor histidine kinase produces the protein MEKVVRSWKIWIGIGLFLLGILIPYALNPQLVGMNQLLKTMNHKTDGNALMMSAFFIVSINTIISIPQFLSVVMLGDGMAAAFNRSELKTLIPLIVVPLAYVFVNMLTPLTYNFGATDIFLWLTIVVMQKLSKQKLNMVMKLLVFSQLIFGVTWLNQVPYFTPYGFGRGSLSMKVKQAALQIGFGQVLALYANMFFLIFVASAITLWIYLVLYMERWAISQDLHRAQLEARESRSGREVLHLVHDLKTPLATIEGLVSLMEIRWPDPKMQEYCQTIYGSIHSMSRMVSEILYEDRKDWCKLIELIDYVRASRLSGTNVSVDIELEGETQTSLYINKIRVTRAIVNLIDNALDAIQERENGRIVLRAKTLTKVVILEVEDNGCGISADRVKRIWKTGYSTKNHPGVGLSFVRQVAEGHGGTVHVKSAAGQGTKVWITLPLGETNENFHHER, from the coding sequence GTGGAAAAAGTGGTTAGGTCATGGAAAATTTGGATTGGGATCGGGTTATTTTTGTTGGGAATCTTGATTCCATATGCGTTGAACCCTCAACTTGTGGGAATGAATCAATTACTTAAAACGATGAACCACAAAACAGATGGAAATGCATTAATGATGAGTGCTTTTTTCATCGTGTCAATTAATACCATCATCTCCATTCCCCAATTTCTCAGTGTGGTCATGTTGGGAGACGGGATGGCCGCTGCCTTCAATCGATCCGAATTAAAAACCCTGATCCCTCTGATCGTCGTGCCGCTCGCTTATGTTTTCGTCAATATGCTGACACCATTAACCTATAATTTTGGAGCCACAGATATTTTTCTGTGGCTTACGATCGTGGTCATGCAGAAATTAAGCAAACAAAAATTAAATATGGTGATGAAATTGCTGGTTTTCTCCCAATTAATTTTTGGTGTTACCTGGCTGAATCAAGTTCCTTATTTTACTCCCTATGGCTTTGGCCGCGGTTCTTTATCGATGAAGGTGAAACAGGCGGCGCTGCAAATTGGATTTGGCCAGGTTCTCGCGCTTTATGCCAATATGTTTTTTCTGATCTTTGTAGCCAGTGCCATCACTTTATGGATTTACCTGGTTTTATACATGGAGAGGTGGGCCATTTCGCAGGATCTGCACAGAGCTCAACTGGAAGCCCGGGAATCCCGGTCGGGACGTGAAGTTCTCCATCTGGTCCACGATCTTAAGACACCGCTTGCTACGATCGAAGGACTGGTTTCATTGATGGAGATCCGATGGCCGGATCCCAAGATGCAAGAATACTGTCAAACCATCTATGGTTCCATTCATTCGATGAGCAGAATGGTTTCAGAAATTTTGTACGAGGATCGAAAGGATTGGTGCAAGCTGATCGAACTCATCGATTATGTTCGGGCGAGTCGTTTAAGCGGTACGAATGTATCGGTGGATATCGAATTGGAGGGAGAAACCCAAACGAGTCTTTACATCAATAAAATCAGGGTGACACGAGCGATTGTAAATTTGATTGACAACGCGTTGGATGCCATTCAAGAACGGGAAAACGGAAGGATAGTCTTGCGGGCAAAAACGTTGACAAAAGTAGTAATATTAGAGGTAGAAGACAACGGCTGCGGTATTTCTGCAGATCGGGTAAAAAGAATTTGGAAGACCGGATACAGCACGAAAAACCACCCTGGAGTCGGTCTGTCTTTTGTACGACAGGTTGCGGAGGGACACGGAGGAACCGTTCATGTAAAAAGTGCCGCGGGGCAGGGGACGAAAGTTTGGATAACATTGCCGCTGGGGGAAACCAATGAGAATTTTCATCATGAAAGATGA
- a CDS encoding sensor histidine kinase, whose product MNQSSKHKRILRFLSPTSLRWQILSRSFLILSVLLLLVGIFQYFFMRQFLYTSAAVNMRTQIRSIPPNVWQAIRSENTQEILDPSLFFHLLSPDETLAFVDRNGNVHDLLDHFGEHQAPKLPVQTYQQASKQRRHSLNLNIIKDAKGQEQLVVLQPLPNGLAQISNSVRPLQDILMRELTIYASLSLAALVVGLFTFLPVIRRTLVPLSNIVDTVEQINAGNLHERLPTEQGQVEVDRLSISFNAMLERLEASFIAEQEAKEQMRRFVADASHELRTPLTSIRGFLEVLLRGASNNSEQLKKALASMHGESERLSKLVGDLLFLAKMDRTPTLHMMEGQLDLVIHEMESQLLLLAGERSVQFSIASDVKSVFDPDKIKQVLLNLFQNAVQHTHPIDGEIRVSLQHFSPEAIILSIQDNGVGIPDEHLPHLFERFYRVDASRARKYGGAGLGLAITKSIVEMHGGSIQVASTKGSGSIFKVLLPNAESAANGKRHLS is encoded by the coding sequence ATGAATCAGAGCAGCAAACACAAGCGAATCCTGCGTTTCCTTTCGCCCACTTCCTTGCGATGGCAAATCTTGTCCCGTTCCTTCTTGATTTTATCTGTTTTGCTGTTGCTCGTCGGGATTTTTCAGTATTTTTTCATGCGTCAATTTTTGTACACAAGCGCAGCCGTAAACATGAGAACTCAAATTCGTTCCATTCCGCCCAATGTGTGGCAAGCGATACGTTCTGAGAATACGCAGGAAATATTAGATCCGTCTCTGTTCTTTCATTTGCTTAGCCCTGATGAGACATTGGCATTTGTGGACAGGAATGGAAATGTTCATGATCTGTTAGACCATTTTGGCGAACATCAGGCGCCAAAACTTCCTGTCCAGACCTATCAACAAGCATCAAAGCAAAGAAGGCATAGTTTGAACCTCAATATCATAAAAGATGCAAAGGGACAGGAGCAATTGGTTGTACTGCAACCTTTGCCCAATGGCTTGGCGCAGATCAGCAATAGCGTACGACCATTGCAGGATATTCTGATGCGGGAGCTGACAATTTATGCATCCCTGTCGTTGGCTGCACTGGTTGTCGGACTGTTTACGTTCTTGCCCGTCATACGGCGGACATTAGTCCCATTGTCAAATATAGTGGATACGGTAGAACAAATTAATGCCGGCAATTTGCATGAACGCCTGCCGACAGAACAAGGGCAGGTAGAGGTCGATAGGCTGTCAATCTCCTTTAATGCCATGTTGGAGAGACTGGAAGCCTCATTTATCGCCGAACAAGAAGCGAAGGAGCAAATGCGCCGATTTGTCGCCGATGCGTCTCATGAATTGCGGACTCCTTTAACATCCATACGCGGTTTTTTGGAAGTATTGCTGCGCGGCGCATCCAATAATTCGGAACAGCTGAAAAAAGCTCTGGCCAGCATGCATGGTGAATCGGAACGCTTGAGCAAGCTGGTTGGCGATTTACTCTTCTTGGCAAAAATGGATCGGACACCGACACTGCATATGATGGAAGGTCAATTGGACCTTGTCATACATGAAATGGAGTCGCAGCTTTTGCTGCTGGCAGGCGAGCGAAGTGTCCAATTTTCAATCGCCTCAGATGTAAAATCAGTCTTTGATCCAGATAAAATCAAACAAGTACTATTAAACCTGTTCCAAAATGCAGTTCAACATACCCATCCGATCGATGGGGAAATTCGAGTTTCTTTGCAGCATTTCTCCCCGGAGGCAATCATCCTCTCGATTCAAGACAACGGAGTGGGGATTCCTGATGAGCATTTGCCCCATTTGTTTGAGCGCTTCTATCGGGTGGACGCATCACGGGCAAGAAAATATGGCGGAGCGGGATTGGGTCTTGCCATCACCAAATCGATTGTGGAAATGCATGGTGGAAGCATACAGGTTGCGAGCACGAAAGGATCTGGGTCTATATTTAAAGTTTTGTTGCCGAATGCCGAATCCGCTGCCAATGGCAAAAGACACCTGTCGTAA